The genomic window ACAGGCCATACACATGTACCCATCGGCATCAAGACGCCTCCATACACGTATCAGGATCAATACAGTGGTCTTGTCAAGGCACTCAGAGAGTCTGCACACGCTGAACCGGAGCATCTTCCATGTCCCATATCGTTCATCACGGCGACGAACACGCTTGGCTCTTCGCTTCTCTTGACACCCCAGTTCGAGAGTTCTTCAGATGGAAAACACTCGCATGAAGTGTTCCACCGCGCTCTAGAGTCCGCGGCAGGAACGGGTATCGGCGGGCTTGCTGGCGCACCATTACATCCTCTCGCGTTGGGTAACGTGTACACCATCAAAGGGCTACTATTCCAGTACAAGGAACTGGAAGAGATTCAGATTATTGGCGTGGGTGGCGTGGAGGACGCGGCGAGCTACAAGAGGATGCGAGCGGTGGGTGCAGCGGCAGTCGGCGTGGGCACTGCGCTCGGGAGGAAGGGTGTGGAAGTCTTTGAGGAGATTCGAAGAGGGCTGGCAGCGACTGAATAGCAGACAAACATCTCTCACAACCAATGGGTAGGCGTTAGGTCTACAGATTATTAAGTTGAATGTTTGATGCTTTCTATCTTCCGATTATATCGCAGAACAAATGAAAAGTGTTCGCCGCGACACAACAGCACATCGCTGTCATTGGTTGATCAACCATCATATACAGGCCACAATGTTGCACTGGTACGTTTATCTGGAACGTGCTTTCTGTTATCGCCTTGGTAATGACTTGGCCCTCGAGATGCAAAAAACACCGAGCACGAGCGTGCAATCGCTGTGTTTGGAGGCAGTCAGTCAAGCATTGATTAGACGCTGTACGCTTTCCATCTCAGGCAGATAAAACATTGCAAGGTCTTTTGCTACGTAAGACACTGCCTAAAATTTGCCAACTACCTTCGGGCTCAAGTGTAGAGTTGAAGATGGCCGCTGCTGCATCTGACTTTTGCCGCCGCACGAGCTCTGGTAGAAGTCCGGCAGAGACATGAAGATGCATGGACTTTGAAAGAATTTGTGGTATTACCCAGAAACCACGTAGCCCGAGTCAACGTAAGCAAATGCCGAACCTGCAGAGAGCAATTTGCAATGTCATACACGTGTTGAGGTTGGAGATGGCCGGCCAGCGCCGGAGACAGAACGAACCCAAACCGCTTTGAAACGAAAGATGTCATGACATGCAGAAGAAGTTCTCCACACCCAACAAGGTGCCCATGAGAATGCTCAACTCGAGGCTTTTTGGTGTGTGTAAGCTAGAGTGCTGCTTTTTGACAACTGGAGTGGACAAACATAATGTACGATAAGGCCATCAATGTCCTCAGTGTACAGACCAGGAGAGCTCTTGAGGAAAATGCTAGTCATTGTCGTGCATGAAAGGGTCTTCTGGAGGAACGAATCACAACTGCCGACGCACCGAGGTGGAAGGCGGTGAAGAGCAGAAAAGGTGCGCAGCGCGGGGCAACAAGCATTCAAAAACCTCGCTATCCCGCAGCTGCACCTTCGTCTCTCACCCTTCCTCTCTCCCTCCATTCACACTTCATAACACACATCATCATGTCTGCTCCCGCCCACAAGTTCAAGGTTGCCGATATCTCGCTGGCCGCTTTCGGTCGCCGGTACGCTGCCCCTCGGCCCATGTTTGGAAAGACAGCTGCTAACCTCAGGATAGAGAGATCGAGCTTGCCGAGAATGAGATGCCCGGTCTCATGCAGACTCGTGCTAAGTACGCCGACGACCAGCCCCTGAAGGGTGCCCGCATTGCTGGGTGTCTTCACATGAGTACGTCGTCCCTGCCTCTTTGGTGCCGTTCCTGCCTAGTCCGGCCCCCATCATTCAAACCCCGCAACTCGAACTCTACTGACAATACAATAGCCATCCAGACCGCCGTCCTCATCGAGACCCTCACATCCCTCGGTGCCGAGCTCACCTGGACCTCTTGCAACATCTTCTCCACTCAGGACCACGCCGCTGCCGCCATCGCCGCCGCCGGTGTCCCTGTCTTCGCCTGGAAGGGCGAGACCGAAGAGGAGTACGAGTGGTGCCTCGAGCAGCAGCTTACTGCTTTCAAGGATGGCAAGTCCCTGAACTTGATCCTTGACGACGGTGGTGACCTCACTGCTCTCGTCCACAAGAAGTACCCCGAGATGCTCAAGGACTGCTACGGTGTCTCTGAGGAGACCACCACTGGTGTGCACCACCTCTACCGCATGCTCAAGGGCAAGGGTCTCCTTGTCCCCGCCATCAACGTCAACGACTCCGTCACCAAGTCCAAGTTCGACAACCTGTACGGCTGCCGTGAGTCCCTTGTCGATGGTATCAAGCGTGCCACCGATGTCATGATCGCTGGTAAGGTCGCCGTTGTCGCCGGTTTCGGTGATGTCGGTAAGGGTTGTGCCCAGGCTCTCCACTCCATGGGTGCCCGTGTCATCGTTACTGAGATCGACCCCATCAACGCCCTCCAGGCTGCCGTCTCTGGCTTCCAGGTCACCACCATGGAGAAGGCCGCTTCCCAGGGTCAGATCTTCGTCACCACCACCGGTTGCCGTGACATCCTGACAGGAGAGCACTTCGAGCAGATGCCCAACGACGCCATTGTCTGCAACATCGGTCACTTCGACATCGAAATCGACGTTGCCTGGCTCAAGAAGAACGCCGAGTCGGTCACCAGCATCAAGCCCCAGGTCGACCGCTACCTCATGAAGAGCGGCCGCCACATCATCCTCCTCGCCGAGGGCCGTCTCGTCAACTTGGGATGCGCCACTGGCCACTCTTCCTTCGTCATGTCCTGCTCTTTCACCAACCAGGTCCTTGCCCAGATCATGCTGTACAAGGCCGCCGATGAGGAGTTCGGCAAGAAGTACATCGAGTTCGGCAAGACCGGCAAGCTCGACGTCGGTGTCTACGTTCTCCCCAAGATCCTCGACGAGCAGGTCGCTCTTCTCCACCTCGACCACGTCAACGTCGAGCTCTCCAAGCTCAGCGAAGTCCAGGCTGAGTACCTCGGTCTCCCTGTCGAGGGTCCTTTCAAGAGCGACATCTACCGCTACTAGATTTCTTTCTCTTTGCTTCGTTTTGAGTTTGAGCAGTTTCAACACGACGTTATGAACTGGGATGATACCACTTGGAAAAGTTCTTTGTCTTCAACGGCATAGTATTTCAAGAGTCAGGGACTCTTTGGTCGTTCAAAGGCGTTGTTTGCATATCATCTACTTGGCCCTTCAACCACGGTCAAGCATAGAGGTGATACACTGTAAGAGTGCGATATGGGTTAAGACAGCGCGTCTCCACACGCAATCGATATGTAGTAATGGCCCAGCAAAACACGCTGGGTTGGAAATGAGAGAACTTTGGTCAGCCCTCACCGGCTCGACGTCAACAACACCGAGTACACACCTGAGTGATGTGTTGTCGAGTAGCACTTCTTATTGCTGCAAGCCTCGTCACAATCTTCTGCAACACAGCATGTCTACTGCTGCACAAGATGCTGTCCTCAGCGATTTTGGCAGTATTGACGTGTCCACATCACAAAAGCAGCCTATACAACATCTGCGGTGGCCGTCAGACCTTTCACTCAGCTGCGGTACCTGCCCTCCGCATAAGCATTGTACTATTCGCCTTGCATATGTGGACGCCACCACCCCATTGTCTCAGAACATTCTCCAGATCGACCGAGTTTCCCACTCCCTTGCATCTGCTATTCTCGTCTCCCCACTGATCTCCACCGGCGTCTGTCTCACTTTCCATTCACAGCAGTCCGCGTGGCGCCACCGCCATGCAGTGCACCTGTTGAGACAGACGAAGTACAAAGCGAACATGGACAGGGTACCAGGCCAGGGCTGCACAACTGCAGCTCGTACACATATCCTGGTCCCTGTCCACGCCTGCAGACTGTTGTTTCCTGGTCCCTGGGTCACAGCAGGTGGCTGGCAATCTGAAACGTCAGGGCTGTTAACGCTggagaagaaaaaaaaaaagaaaaccATGTACCTGCGTCTGAGCAATGGCGGGGCAGTGGGAATACCCATTGTCGTGTGAGGTGACTTAGTATCGCAGATCCTAGGCTGTGGGTAGCAGGGCTTCATAAGGTGAGGTATAGCAGTAAACATTGCTTCATTACCAGCAGCCTCAGGGCTGGCAACTGCGCGGACCGAACGTCCACTTCCCCGTCGGTAAGCGGACTGCACACTGCATCAAACTCGAGAAGAGATACACATGTATCCGAGCAGACTGACGTATGTTCCGAACATCCCCAAGTGCCCATGCAGCCCGCCACAGAACAGTGGATCTTGTGCCACGACAGCAGTCGACAACCCCTCCTCCCTTGCCGAAACAACCAGGTCTTCGGACGCCTGCAGCGTGGCTGGCCTGACAAGCCGACTCGAGATGCAGAGGGGTGGGTCTGAGCAGCTCCGCGACCGGGCTGGAGAGCGACACGAAAGGGGGACTCAGGGCATGCACAGCATCGATGACAAGAGACGTACCCCTACCGAAGCGATCTGTGGAGCCACATTTGACGTAGATGCAAGACGGTTTTTTTTGTCAGAAACTGCTGTCACTTTGCCAGGGGAGTTGGTGTGACTACTGCTGTGTGCATGCGCGTCGCGGGTCGATGCCCCAACGTCTGCATCTGCGCCTGCTGACCGGGATAAGGGTGTATTGTCCTGCAGGGAGGTCTGCATACCGATAGACTTCA from Ascochyta rabiei chromosome 2, complete sequence includes these protein-coding regions:
- a CDS encoding Adenosylhomocysteinase codes for the protein MSAPAHKFKVADISLAAFGRREIELAENEMPGLMQTRAKYADDQPLKGARIAGCLHMTIQTAVLIETLTSLGAELTWTSCNIFSTQDHAAAAIAAAGVPVFAWKGETEEEYEWCLEQQLTAFKDGKSLNLILDDGGDLTALVHKKYPEMLKDCYGVSEETTTGVHHLYRMLKGKGLLVPAINVNDSVTKSKFDNLYGCRESLVDGIKRATDVMIAGKVAVVAGFGDVGKGCAQALHSMGARVIVTEIDPINALQAAVSGFQVTTMEKAASQGQIFVTTTGCRDILTGEHFEQMPNDAIVCNIGHFDIEIDVAWLKKNAESVTSIKPQVDRYLMKSGRHIILLAEGRLVNLGCATGHSSFVMSCSFTNQVLAQIMLYKAADEEFGKKYIEFGKTGKLDVGVYVLPKILDEQVALLHLDHVNVELSKLSEVQAEYLGLPVEGPFKSDIYRY